A segment of the Vagococcus hydrophili genome:
CATTTTTTTAGAGATTAGGGCTTTCCCTCCATTGACAACAATGCCTAAACTTCTCATTTCTTCAGTAGTCATATTACCTGTTAAATAATTTGCTAAACCTCTTGCCTCTGATTTTTTATTACTTATCGGTTTTTTTTTTACTTTTTTTCTTTCTACTTTTTTCGTTGTTTCTTTTGCCTTATTAATCTTATTAATAATTTGCTTACGTTTAATATCTACTCCTACTTGAGATTTTTCTTTATGAGCTTTTGCTCTTGATGCTGTTCTAAATTCATTTGCTCTTCTTGTTCCTAGTAATTGCTCAATTGTTGCCATTCTTATATACCGTCCTTTTTACTTAATTTAATGTTTTCTGATATTGTTCTGATTCCAACGCGATCTCGGTTAACTCTTTCTCCTAAATTATTCCAATATGAGCCATCACGATACGTTACATCATCGTTGAATATTTTTTCTAGATAATTATTTGATGACGTTATTTCTTGATTAATTTGTTGAATTGATTGACTATATTCTTCTGCTTTTCCAATATATTGATTATAAAAATACTCTGCTTCTTCTTTAATTTTTTTAAGCATATTTTCTTTTTCCGACTTATATTTTTTCATTTCAATAAGTACTGGATCTAAAGAGATTTCTTTCTTGATAGAGGATTTTTCTAAAAGTAACTCCTTCTCTTTAATCAACTTCAATTTCATTCTTAATTGAGTTAGTTCTTCTTCAATACTTTCGGTTGTTCTCTGTTTACTAAATAATTTTTTTGGTTTTAATACGCTTAATATACTACTTTCATGCTCCTTACTTAATTTATCAATTTTAATTAATAGCTCATTTTCCTCCTTTCTACACTCATTTAAAAATGTAGCTTTCCTTTTTTCTATTTCTTTAATTTCATTGATTGTTTGCAAATTTAACATTTTTATCCTTCTTTCATTTTTTATAATGTATGTTCAGTTATAGATATATTTAAATAATTTGAAAAAATACGTTCAATTGTTCCGTCATTTTTTAGAATGTTAACTACATTAGGTTCTTTAGAATCATGATAAATACTTTTCACATCCATATTTTTTTGAATTGTGACGTGAACTAAACCATTAAAATATGTTACTTTTTTTATATCAGTTTTAACTGTGGTTGGTTTTAACTCTTCATCTTTTATAATGAATCTACTATCTGAAGGATTATTTGGTGCTTTGTATTTTCTAGTTCCTCGCATAAAATCACTCTCCGACTACTTGCGAATATATATCATAATCACAAATGCTTTTTTATCTTTGTAACCATTGATACTACTACTCTTACATCACTTTTTTACTAACCAATAGTTTTGCTATTTTTAATTCACTTTATTTATTCTTTATCCCCCTAAATGTTTTAGCCAATTCTTCCTTAGACATTTTTGTATAAATAGTTGTTGTCTTAATGTCTGAATGACCTAACATCTGTTGTAATGCTGTTGAATCACCTCCGTCTGCTATAAATTTCTTAGCAAAATAATGGCGTAATGAATGGGGATAAACTCTTGATAGCTTAACTTTTGCTTTTCCTGCAGTTGCTTTTAATTCTTGCCGATAATAAGATTGTGTTTTATTAAAAATTATTTGAGTGTTTTCCATATTATTTGAGTAACTTCTCAATTTCTTTTTAAGAAATGAAGGAATATCTATTATTCTTATTTTCCCTTTGTTCCTTACTTCGATAATGGCAGAATAGAGATCATCTTTTTTTAAAGCGCAAACCTCACTTATTCTTAGTCCAGTATTGGCAATTGTTAAGATAAACAACGTCATTTCCTTATCCGAATACTTCAACAAGCGCTCAAAATCCTCTTGTGTGATACTCTCCCTATGTGTCGTTGTTTGTTCCTTGAACAATTTCAGTTTTAAATCTGAGCGTTCTACCCAATTTAAGTAAATGTTAATGGCCGTAATCTTTTGATTGCACGTACTTGTTTTATATTTTTTACCTGGTGCATACGTGTCCTCTTTAAGATGCTGCTTAAAACGAATCAAATCCTCTTTTGTCACTTGATCAACATAATTGTTTTGTAAAAAGTCATCCAATTGGCTAAGTGTCATCATATAATTTTTAATGGTATTTGCTGCAATCTCATTTTCTATGCAGTAAAGTTTGTAATCATTAAGCCTTACAAACATATTTATCCCCCTTTTTCCACTTGCGAATACATCGCATAATCACAAGTAAAATAAAATCTCTGCTCCCCTTGATACATATAGTTTTATAAGACATTTAAAAAAATAATAGTTTTGACTAATTTTTTTCTACGTTTTACCAATTTCGGTCTAATAATCTTCTTTCAAATCCGCAATTTTCTAGACTCTCAACTATTGCTCTTTCTGCTTTGTTGTCAGCATTAAACGTGTAAGCTTCGTCAAAAGAGGGACTTAAAACTAAGTCCGTATGAGAAAAACTAAACTTAGCAGTGCTTTCACTTCCAAATCCTTTAACATAATATCCTTTTAGTTCCATATAGATATATTGTTCGTTGTTCTTAATAGCTTGGCTGACTTCATCCATAATGGCTTCTAATCGCTTAATAGCACGATTTTTATTTTCTCTAAACTCTTCTAAACTAACGTTACCCTTACTAGCTGCTACTTCATCTTTTACCGGAATTACACTAAGATAAATCCCCCTAGCTTTATCAAATTTAGAATAAACAGTTGAATCATAATACTTTTCTTTTAGTGCTTGCCTGTCATCTGCACTTAACTTGTTTAATGAATTAAACAATAATTTACCTGTTTTTCTTTCATGATCGTTTAGCACATTAATATTCTGTTCTAACATCTTCCAATGTCGCAAAAAGAAATCTGATTTCATTTTTCTCCCTCCTAGATAGCAAAGTAATCACACAAGTTTTCCAAGTTCTCATTAAAATCTTCTGTTATTTCTACATAAGAATTCACTTGTTCTGGTTCAATTCCTTCTCTCAAACAAATCATGGCTTCAATTTCATATATTTCTTCCAGTGTTTTGTGATACATTTTTTTGGTTAATTTGTTGGTTTCTCCTAACCTAAAAATGCTCAGTAATTTATCACACTCTTTTTGAGGTAATTCAGTAAGGTACCTAACAAAGTATTTTAATCTCAGTTCATTTCTCTCTATTCGCTGATCAATATATTCAATGCCTTTTAATAGACTAGGTACCTTCGTATCTTGCCTAAATCCTCTTGATATTACCCCTAGTTCTGTATATTCCAACCTAGTCAACATTGTTTGAGAGTAAAACCATGAGCTCAAATCTTTTTTTGACTGTTCAAGTTGTTTATTCAATTCATCTAGATGAAAATATTTTTCAATCTCATTGAGCTCATCAAAATCAAACATGGCTTTACTCCCTCTTTATTGTTTTAATTTATACGCTATTTCTCGTTTGTCACTTATCTCATTGAAATCCATGTAAATGACATTTGTTTTTATCCTTGAAATAATACGTTCATCCATAAGACGGCTTAATTGCTCGATAGTGAGGTTACTTGTAAATAAGGTGGATTTCCCTTCCCTAGCGTTTAAAATGTTATAGAGCGTGTTTATAGTGAAATCTGACGCCTGTTTAGTTGTGTTCATAGATAACTCTGCACCGATGTCATCTAAGCCTAATATATCGGTATCACTTAGTAGCTTCATGTAATAAGCTTCGCCTTTTAATTCTCTTGGATCATTGAAAGACTTTTTAATGTTACCTAGTAACTTAGGAACTGAGACGAACAAACAACGCTTTTCAGTGCTTATTTCGTTAATATTTTTTAAGATACCCACTAGTAAATGGCTCTTGCCTGTTCCTGCACTGCCATACATAAACACATTCCGATTGTCCTCTATGACTTCTCTAGGCGTGGTGTTAGCTTTCTTTTTGATATGGCTTTCTTCATCATTTTTGTTTATGTAATCTCTTATGCCTTTATCCAAGATTGCCCGATTATGAACGATACTATTTTGATAAAAGAACAACCTTCTGCCCTCAGCCGTATTGTCAAAATGTTCTCGTGTCTTTTCGTAAGCAAACTCTTGATTATTCTTTTCTAATTTGCAGCGTGGACAGATAATTTCTCCCTTAAAATGAATCATATTTAATTTTTCATGACCTGGCACATCACAATGCTCTGGCAACTCAATATAACCTGTTCTTTCAATTTGAGAATCTGGTATTTTTAGTTCTCCCATTTTTAAAACCATCTAATCCCTCCTAAAAAGGTAAATCATCCATATAGTCGCTTTCTAATTCTCGACTTTTGCCAACATCTTTAAATTCTTCTCTCCATTCGGGTGGAATATAAGTAACTTCTGGCTTATCGTTACTAGTAACGTTACTTGTCAGGTATTCATCTTGCCACCCTTTATTTACGAACCACGTCACTGCTTGGCGTACAAATTTTAGTTCTGTTCGTTGGATTTCAATTTGCTTTTTATAGTCCGATAATCCTTCTAAAATCTTTTCATCCGTCACACCATCTTTGATAGCTCTTTGATAGGCTTTAAAAGATTTATCTTTTCCTTGCTTTCTTCCTTTTGGATATTGTTCCCAAATTTCATCGAATTTATTTTTTAAACTGACTGAATCAGCTTCTTTAGAAGATGATTGATTATTATTTGTAGTCTCTGTAGTAGTCTCTGTGTAGTCTATGGTATTGGTGTGTTCATTCTGAACAACTCCATCTGTTCTATTTGAACTACTCGTCTGTTCATTTTGAACACATCGATTGTTCATACAATTCAATGTTTCATAATTGATTGAATACCATTTAGTTTTGTCAAATCCAGCTTTGTTAAAATTACCAGTTATAACTAGTTCTTTTTTTATTAAACTTGATATAGTACGCCTTATAGTCATAACAGACCAAAAAGGAAACTGTTTATTCCACCCTTCGTAAGTGTTGTATATCCACTTTTTACCATTAAAAACATGATTACTTTTTTCTATCCAATAATGTACCTGCTGTATAAATATCGCTTCATTTAAACCTATTTCTTTAGCAAGTTTTGGCAAAACCTGTATAGGATAATCATCGATTAGTAGTTTACTCACTTCTAAACCCCCAAACTTTCTTGATAGTTATAAATCAATCCTTCATTCCATGTATTTAAATTAGCAGCTTCAACACTTTGGATTCTTTCAGTCATATTTACAGTTTGCATTTTGATACTCCTTAATCCTTCTGACCGTTCTTTTTCGTTTATAGGGATATAAAAGCCATTATCTGAATTTATACCTCTTGAAGCGCAAATTGGAATTCCATGAATCATGATTAATCGACTTATAACAGATTGGATGCTTCTTTCATCAATTCCAATTGATTTAGTTATTTCTTTTAAAGGAATTTTTTTATCTTTGCCTCTTGGAATCATACAGACCACTGATGTTTCAATAATTGATAGTTCTTTTCTTTTCATATTCACTACCCCTTATCAAGAAACTCAATAGTATTATCAGTTTGTTCGATTGAAGCTAATTTAATACAAGAGACCAACCCATTTAAACCATCTAAGTCATCAATTGTAATATCGTTAAGAGAAGTAAACTTATCATCTATGAAATCTTGTAAACCTTTAATTGCATTTGCTAACATAACTTGCCCTCTTAATAACTTCATATCAGTAATTTTTTTATTTTCCATTTTTAAATTCCCCATTCCCTATAATTTGTGATAGAATAAGGGATAATTAGACTTGCAAATCTATTTATCCCGCACTGTTAAGAACGCCAATTCTTACGGTGCTTTTTTTATTCATAAAGAAAATTTTCTACAGCTTCTATCATTTCCATTTCTTTCTTAATGCCTTCTAAGTCTTTAATTACTTCGCCTAATTTTTCACTTGGTACACAAGCTATCACTTCACTCTTATCATTAAATAAAATAGATCCTTCATCGGTCACATTTTTTAAAATTTCAATTTGACCTTTAATAAGCTCTTCCCATCTTAAACTGTAATCAAAAATTTTATTTTCTAGATCTTTAAGTGTTTGTTCTGATTTGCCAGTATTCATTTCAATAATTTTATCCATTTCCATTCTCCTAAAATTCAAATTTGCCTTCATTAGCTTCGTATTCCTTTAACTCATTAACCAGTTTTTCCGCTTCTCTCATTTCTTCCATCGCTTCCTGGAACGTTTGACTATTACAAATATCTTCCACAAAATTTTCACTCTTAGAATCCATACGATCAAAATATTGAATTGATGCCAATTTATTAGTGATAGATCGTTTTAGCCGATAAAATTCTTTGTATTTTTCACTTTGCATATTTCTCACTTCTTTTCTTTTTCGGTTGAAATGATGCAATGTCTAAATTAAACAAAAACATCATAAACATTGGAATACCTAGAACAGCTATTAACTTACCGTCTAAACTTCCTAATATCATTCCTAGCACAAATACAACTAGTAAAGCTCCGTAACGTCTAACAGCGTAAATATTCACTTCTATTCCTCCATCCGCAAACGCCCATTTGCTTTTATCTTTGATTTTTTAACATGAACCGATCTAACTCTTTGGTGTAATAAAAAACATTTCCACCTTCTATTGGTTCATACCTCTTTAAACCGTTCTTTTCATACTTAAGCAATGTTCCAATTGAAACGCCATCATAATACTTAGAGACATTCTTTTGCTGTATAAAAGGTGGCTTTTGCGCTTGTTGCTCCACTAGTTCAATCATTCGTTGATAAGTTTCTTGATGTTGCTTTAGTAACTCTTGTTCGTACTCGATACTGAACATTTTCAAATCAGTCACTCCTCTTAGTATTTCTTAGTAAATTAATTAAAAAAAATATCATCAATTGTAATATTTGGAAATAAAGGCTTTAAAATTTCTTTAAACTTCATTTTTTCTTTATCAGAAAATTGAGTTTGCCTTTTCTCTTTTTTCCAATAAGCTTGCTTAGATATATTGAATTTTTTTGCCATTTGATCTTGAGTCATCCCTAACATTATGCGATACCCTGCTATTTTATTCATGTCAATCACCTCTTTTTTCTTAGTATATCTTAGTACAATTAAATTTAAACATATTTTTTTACATAAGTCAAACATTTCTTTGTATTTCTTAGCTAAATAGTTTAATATTGAATTATCATTTTAAATAGGAGATTTTAAAGACATGGATAATAATAAACCTTCACCAATTGAAGTAGG
Coding sequences within it:
- a CDS encoding helix-turn-helix transcriptional regulator, giving the protein MNKIAGYRIMLGMTQDQMAKKFNISKQAYWKKEKRQTQFSDKEKMKFKEILKPLFPNITIDDIFFN
- a CDS encoding DnaA ATPase domain-containing protein gives rise to the protein MVLKMGELKIPDSQIERTGYIELPEHCDVPGHEKLNMIHFKGEIICPRCKLEKNNQEFAYEKTREHFDNTAEGRRLFFYQNSIVHNRAILDKGIRDYINKNDEESHIKKKANTTPREVIEDNRNVFMYGSAGTGKSHLLVGILKNINEISTEKRCLFVSVPKLLGNIKKSFNDPRELKGEAYYMKLLSDTDILGLDDIGAELSMNTTKQASDFTINTLYNILNAREGKSTLFTSNLTIEQLSRLMDERIISRIKTNVIYMDFNEISDKREIAYKLKQ
- a CDS encoding tyrosine-type recombinase/integrase encodes the protein MFVRLNDYKLYCIENEIAANTIKNYMMTLSQLDDFLQNNYVDQVTKEDLIRFKQHLKEDTYAPGKKYKTSTCNQKITAINIYLNWVERSDLKLKLFKEQTTTHRESITQEDFERLLKYSDKEMTLFILTIANTGLRISEVCALKKDDLYSAIIEVRNKGKIRIIDIPSFLKKKLRSYSNNMENTQIIFNKTQSYYRQELKATAGKAKVKLSRVYPHSLRHYFAKKFIADGGDSTALQQMLGHSDIKTTTIYTKMSKEELAKTFRGIKNK